The following is a genomic window from Bacteroidales bacterium.
GTCCGGTAAATATATTTCATCATAAATTTATCAAGATATAAATATATTAAGAGTCATTATGTTTGAATATAAATTCAGTGTGCGTGGATATGAACTGGATTCTTACGGCCATGTTAACCATGCCATTTACCTGAATTATTTTGAGCAGGCGAGGTGGGAATTATTCAGGCAGCTTGACCTGATCGGATATTTCAAAGAGAATGATTTGCTACTGGTTGTTATTGAAATTCAAACCAGGTACATTCGTGAAATCACGCTGTTTGATGAGATGATCATTCGGACAAAAGTGGCAAAAGAAGCGCCCTACCTGGTTTTTAATCACAAAATGTATTTT
Proteins encoded in this region:
- a CDS encoding acyl-CoA thioesterase; the protein is MFEYKFSVRGYELDSYGHVNHAIYLNYFEQARWELFRQLDLIGYFKENDLLLVVIEIQTRYIREITLFDEMIIRTKVAKEAPYLVFNHKMYFNGSNIKVCTSTVKTLFTDKGKLVRDIPPVFLNKLI